The Denticeps clupeoides chromosome 4, fDenClu1.1, whole genome shotgun sequence genome segment gtccggaCCTTTAATTGGTGTATTAATTACTAAAGGGAACAATTATGTtactcctccttgaaccgtcaccttatcgtggtggaggagtttgagagccctaatgatcctaggagttATGTtatctggggcacttggtgcccctggtagagtctcccatgacaaattgctTTTAGGTAAAGGgcgagacaaagaacggttcagaagacctttcatggaaggaaaaacaaagagacaGTGTACGCGGCCCCATGGGTTACTGAGGTCCGACCCTGGAGCTCCTGGTGGCCGCGCTTTCGCCCATGGGGCCCAGCATgaaccggatacatgggctcatcccaccacccgcaggaggagcatgaagggtccggtgcaatgtggatcgggtggcagaccgaggcgggagCTTGGCGGTCCAATtcccggacaaggaaactggctattgggacatggaacatcacctctctgacggggaaggagctggagccttcgaagaggttgagcggtaccggctagatatagtcggactcacctcaaCACATGGCATTGGCTCTgtaacccaagtccttgagaaaggttggacactctcctttgctggagttgctctgggtgagaggtggagggctggggttggctttttgttagcccaaagactctcagcctgtttgttggggtttaccccgggggaCGAGAGGTtagcttccctgcgccttcggatcggggaatgggtcctgactgttgtttgcgcttatgtGTAGCGGTTCTTCATCTGcgttgtgtactttttttttattttgtttctcgaaccacaaatgatgagctgacatcaggagatttacatttacatttaagagcgacttacaaccagtagttacaggggacagtccccctggagcaacttagggttaagtgtcttgctcagggacacaatggtagtaagcaggatttgaacccgggtcttctggttcataggcgagtgtgttacccactaggctactaccaccccagattTGCAGTGCCATGTGTATTCTGTACTGAAACAAGGTCGCCTCAGAATATTGCGTCACACATTGgatctttctgcacctctctctacaatatacagtattaaaaacataaaaaaatattcacaaagtaacacatacaaaatattcttaatatgtacataatttaaaatgaaaaaagaaataactttttgcacaccaACCCCACgtacctctcacaactcacgccatgtgtccaagagacccaGATTGTCCTTATAATTCCCTCATCCACACCAGAATACAggaaccaaaataaaagtctttagaaaattagaaaataaaagacacaaagcacacatttaaagaaatatacttataaatctagtgtaaacATATCACTCCGAGACATGTGCaccaaataacagctcagagtacccaccctttttggagtccctagGATGAGTGCTGGATAGTGCTCTGACTGGGCACTCCATTGTCCTtctgggggacttcaacgctcacgtgggcaatgacagcatgacctggaggggcgtgattgggaAGAATGGCCCACCGCATCTGAACTCaagtggtgtttcgttattggacttctgtgcaagccgcaaTTTGACCATAACGGACACCATGTTCAaccataaggatgcccatcagtACCAGGGCATCCTAGTttgcaggtcgatgattgactttatagtcatatcatctgacctgcaaccatatgttttggacacttggGTAAAGAGAGGAGctgagctgtcaactgatcaccacctggtggtgagttggatcagatggcaggggaagatgccacgaatacctggcagacccaaaggtatagtgagggtctgctgggaatgcctggcagaagaacctgtcaagatggtcttcaattcccacctctgGCAAAGCTTTGACCGCGTCCCAAGAGCAGAGAGGGACATTGAGTCAAATtggaccttgttccgctctgcaaTTGTTAAggtggctgttgctagctgtggtcgcaaggtggccggtgccagtcgtGGCGTTAACCcctgctggtggacaccagaggttaggagAGCCGTCaagcctcaggagaggaaggtagcaactcgctcacactgtttggGAAGCTGCTGACATCGACTGAGGCTGTAgtcgggcggtggaaggaatactttgaggagctcctcaatcccaatGCGCATTTCAAGGAGGATccagagctgggatacctgggtagggactgtccaatctcaggggcagaagttgctgaggtatttaaacagctacacagcagcggagccccgggggtggatgagatccatcctgggtatctcaGGGCTATAAATGTTGTATGGCTGTCGTGGTTGACAAGTCTCTGCATCATTGCGTGGACATTCGGGGCAGTTAgatggagtggcagactggggtggtggtccccatttttaagaagggggaccagagggtgtgttccaactatagggggatcacactcatCATTCTCCATGGAAAtatctactccaaggtactggagaggagggtccagtTGATAGTTGAATCTTAGATttaggaggagcaatgtggtttttgtcctggccgtggaaatgtggaccaggaccagctctttacccttgctggggtgatggagggggcatgggagtttgcccaaccaatccacatgtgttttgtggatttgtagaaggcttatgaccgtgtccccaggggcaccctatgggaGGTGAATGgtcttttgttaagggccattcagtccctgtaccagatgagcgtgagcttggtccgcatagccagctgtaagtcggacctgttcctggtgagggttggactccgccagggctgccctttgtcaccgatTCTGTTcaataacctatatggacagaatttatAAGCAAagctgtggtgtggagggtttcaagtttggtggcaggagaatctcgtctctgctttttgcagatgatgtggtcctcctatcctcatcaggctctgaccttcagctgttgctgggtaggttcgcagccgattgtgaagcggctgggatgaggatcagcacctccaaacctgagaccatggttctcgactgggtcgggagagaggttctgcctcaagtggaggagtttaagtatctcgggtCTTGTTCACAAGTGAGGGAAGAATGGAGCAGGAGATTGACAGGCAGATTGGGGCAGTGTCTGCAGTGGAAGCTGAACCGATCTgttgtggtgaagagggagctgagccagaaagaaaggctctcgatttaccggcCGATCTATGTCCCAaacctcacctatggtcatgagctttgggtaatgaccgtcCAAAATGAGTTTCCACTGTACGGTGGCCAgacgcagccttagagatagggtgaggagctcggacattcgggagagACTCaaagtagaaccgctgctcctccacattgaGAAGAGatagttgaggtggttcgggcatcttgTCAGGATGCcccctggacgcctccctgtcctgccggcaggaggcccctgGGTCGATCCAGGATacactggagaaattatatctccagtctggtctgggaacacctgggggtcctgccggagttgctggtggaggtggctggggagagggctgtctgatatttcctacttgggatgctgcccatttacatttacatttacagcatttggcagacgcccttatccagagcgacttacaacgtgctttcaagttaccatcgatgaagagatcaattccggttcactaggacccctactatgaatacatctattttattcactctgttgtagattctgtacacaaagttcgccaacaagaaaattacaatttaatctaaatattctttaaagaggaaggtctttagctgtcgtttgaaggtgctcagtgactgagctgttctgacctcgaggggaagttcattccaccaccaaggggccaagacggagaagagtctagatgaatgttttccttttaccttcagagatggagggaccaggcgagcagtactggaggctcggagtaaacgaggtgcagtgcgggtgTAAtaatgctgcccccgcgacccagataagtggaggaagacgaggacaaTTATGTTAGTAGTCAGACTTATATGATGCTTTCCCCTTTCCCCTTCTACTTTTCTCCAGTAGAAAAACCTGTAAAGTacttaagctttagttttagttagtatagtttaggttagtgtgtatatacatatatatgtttaatttatgattgcactatgggggggggtctgtgtgaaacattttttcaatacacggtatatatactgacaataaaccaatcttgaatatTCACGTTCATTTTAAAAGCCTCCCTTCTGTTTGTCTCGCACTGTAGACCGACTGTTTGTTTTACTCCGGGCCGCAAGATGGCGCCACCGCCAGCGTCTCCCCGAGGCGGCACCGCCGCCAGAAGAACCGGCGGTTTAACCAATCAGCGCCCTCCTTCCGTTCGAACCGCGAGCGGGCGGATTTCGGCACCTTTTTTCACGTCCTTTGTCATTTCAGTAAATCCGtcactttttgtctttttttttatcggtTGTCCGACATCGCAGACAGTTGCGCTACACGTATAAACCTGACGCGTTCATTTTAGGTgagtgcaggtttttttttttctaccgtTATAATTTACACAGGACATTCGCCGTAATTAAAGCGGGAGTTTAAGCTGTGGACGTTTTTATTCTCCCGACAGTGCAGCCCTCCTTATCTCGGTAAGTTTCAGCTGCGTTTCTCGGATGAACAGGGCTTAACAGGCTCAATGTCGACATATCAGACATGAGCGTGCTGGGCACCAACTGCGCTCCGTTCGTCATGAAGACGTACGGACGTGGCTTCCGCAAAGTGGAGGCATGGCTGTCTCCGGACTACAGGAAGAACATCTTCTCCAGCACGGATCAGTCCGACCAGTCTCAGGCAGAGGCGGCGCGAACGTCGGCGCACGTCCGGAAAAGGTAGGACTGGACAGTCGTGGCCAACATTTTTATGAGTGACACAGGTGCCTGGTTTTCCCTGAGTTTGCTGCTTCGGTTTTTCtcatggcaatttgcataatgttgtgaagagcgatcagatgaattgtaaagtccctctttgccgtGAAAATGGTCTTGATAAAAAAAGCCCTGCCActaaaggacctgctgagatcatttcagtgatcttcTCCTTAACACCAGtgtgagtgttgaggagcaGAAGGCTGGAGATGAGTTAGATTGagtgctgattgagttagaatagcagactggattttacttatttttttttacagtcacaaTTTTGCCttagaacacagccatgaataaagaatggtaccaaaacagtggtgtcctagcggttaaggaagtggccctgttcgaatcccgagctgcaaaggtgccactgagcaaagcaccgtacccacacactgctccccgacaATCACATCACTGTATTAGCTCTGTGTCTGTCACCACTTTCTTTTGTGCTGCTACAACATTTCACTAATGATTTATTGAATCGTGAACTTTCTTGCCAACCTCCATGACTTGAGTTGATGCTTTCATTTGACATCAGAAATTGATAAGCAAGGACTGTGCAGATCAGTTACACCAAGCGGTCATCACAGACTCTGTGCTTTCTCGGCAGGAGGAAGAAGAGCGTGGCGTCCATCGGCAGGCCGCGGGCCGCCAAGAAGAAGGCAATTCTCACCATGAGAGAGATGCCTGACAGTGAGCATGATTCTTCTGATTCAGGGTTGAGAAGAGCAACCGCAAAAACAGCAACAAGGTAATATGGGGTGACGGTTCGTAATTTCCTGTACACCCAGAAGTGTTGGGTTGTgtttatttgacatttacagTGCTGGTGTGGGAAAGACAGAATCCTGCGGTACAacaaaaatatggaaatgtttTCCCAATTTAAAAACCATtattgtactgtatatgtgtgtaggtAGTTAAATGATTGCAATGTAAAACACCTCTCTTGTTATCTGTTCATTGCTCTTGTTTaaccttttgtttgtttgcgcAGAGTTTTAAACATAGTTACTTTTTAGGTCCCATTTCTGTCACAtatattatttccttttttttgtttggaagTTGCTATTGTCTAAAAGTGCATAGAGTTGAAGTCTATTTTAATTTGTAAACCCTTAATCATTTATACAGTATTTTAAATTTCATAAATAAGTACATTAATGCTCGGCTTTGAAAATTCAGTCATGGTGTTTACATGCTATGTTTGTCAGGCACATGGTTGACATTTGTCTCATGTGACCTGAATATAAAGCCAGATCCTATATGCTCTTGGGACAGGATGCACAGAAAGGTGGTGAACTCCATGAGCAACAGCAAGCAGGCCAGGCGCCCGCTGAAGAGGAAGAACCTTTCTTTCAGCGAGAGTGAGGATGACTCtgtgatgaaaaataaaaaagcaagctTAATAAAACTGAGTGACAGCTCAAAGCACAGCGAGTAAGAACCTTATCCTCCCACCTGATTGCAGTGTCATATAGAAACAGGATAGTGGAGCAGTacttttgtggttttgtttttttgcttttgttcagAAAATCTGTAAAACTGGGGAAATTTGTAACAAATCGAAGAGACCAGAAAGTCAAACGAAGAGGCGggaacacaaaatgcagtgtaAGGCTCTGATTCTTCCTCACCATCGAGTTGCATGTATGTGATGATGTGCATTAATAATTTCAGATGATCTGATTTAACTCTTTGGATAGCAATTGATCtttaataaagtaaatgtttaattgatTTGAAAGAAATCatttatgtgatttttattcAGGCTGTTCTTTCACATGTGAGTCTGAACTCGTCAGATGAGTTTATTAATGCATTCCGCCAGCGTGTCCCCCGTCCAAAGCCGCCTGTGTTGGAATCCAGCCCAGAACACTTCAACTCTGATGTGACCGCTGGCGTCGCTTTAAGAGCTCTGAACCGGCGAACCAGGACCGTGCTGAGGGAGAGCTCCCTAAACGTGAGCAGCGACGACCAGTCCCTCTCCTGCCGCAAGCCCCTGCTGGCCAGCACCCCCGCGGTCCCGCTCAGACCCCAACGCAGCCTGCGTGACCCTTCCATCATCGAGATGGACAGCTACAGCGAGGCCAACACAGACCGCTCCTTCCGGAAGAAGGAATGCAGAGCTCCAATGTTGCGTAGTCAATTTGTGTCCAGATGCCAGGGGCTGAATGACTTGCTGGAGAGAAGCCCAGAGATAACACATGATGTTGGCCCACCACCTAGGACCACCTGCTCAAGTGAAACGGAACAAATTGTCCCGGACGAGCCAGACAGCAGAGATCTCTTTTCCAGTGTTGTTCAAAACAAGATGCTAAATGGAGAAAATAGGACTTCCTCCACCCACTGCGAATCAAAACACAAGGTGCATCGGAGTGGCCTTAATGGAAAAGGGTTCTTTATAAGATCCCCAGGTGAGGAAcaaaaggaggaggaaggagatgACATGGTACCAGAAGAAGTTGTAGCTCATTCTTCACATCAGTCTTTCATCAAGAATCTCAAAGAACGCTGTGTCTCCGTCCAGCCCAACGTTGTGCTGTCAAAAGCCCGCCTATCCCCTTTTATACGTCGGAGGAAGACCCCCGCTTCCACGAGACTGGAACAGCGGAGCAGCAGCACGGAGACAGATGTTCCTGCCActacctcttcctcctccagcatGGTGACTACACCTCAGAAAGGGGCAGGTTCCCGGTCATACGCTGCCCTGAAGACTAGGCTCATGGATTCATCAGAGCCTTCCGGCTCCATCGCAGCGCATCCTGACAGGCCCCTCCTGACAGGCATGGCCAAGCAGACCGTGCCCGGGAGCAGAGCGGGCACTGCGAGGAAGGCGGGTGTCAGCGGCCTGAGTGCCACCCGATGGACCAAGAAGGAGCATGGCAAGCGAGCCCGGAACTGCAAAGAGAACGTCCCGCCTCGCTCCCGACCTACCGACAGCTCACAGAACTTTGGAACTAAAGCTCCACGGGTGTGTGTCTTAATTGTGAATATTTATATACCTTTATAGTCCTGCATATGATTTGTCTGAGCTGTCATGAAACCCCTGAtatgtaatttctttttttttttcttttttttaggaatTCATGTCCAGTTGGCTGGCCATGCCTTGTACACCAGCTCGCATGGAGAATCTGAACCTCTCATCCCTTTTGCAAAACTTCACACCCAGTTCCCCCTTCACCACACAGATGTGGAGTAGACTCAAAGCAGCTCTGTCCATAcataagaaaaagaaaggtaGGCGGGTTGTGCTGTTACTGAACATGAACTCTCAGGTCGCATTAACCAATTGATATTACATTTGTCTGTCACTCTGAAATAACATATTTGTATGTGTTCAGCATTTATATCCCCAGTCCAGTTGGCCTTGTCACACCTGCAGTCTCCACGGATCAGCCTGTTGAACAGCAGCCGGGATCTCTTTTGCTCACCCCTCTGCACCCCCTTGTCCCTCCGGGGCAGGAACACCATGACCACCCCTATGGTGAGTCCTCATCTCATCAACTGCTTTATATCTACCCTGGAAACTAAACTGTATGTGTCAGAAACCTGCATTTTGGAATTTATGTAAACACTGAAATCTGAAAGAAGTATGCTTTCTTGCCCAAACATGTATGTAGTTTTACAATCTTATGTAAGctgcataaatatttatatcaCCTTATTTTAATATCTGCATGCTGaatgatgataatgatattTCCTTCTGAAGGGATCACTAACAT includes the following:
- the haspin gene encoding uncharacterized protein haspin; this translates as MSVLGTNCAPFVMKTYGRGFRKVEAWLSPDYRKNIFSSTDQSDQSQAEAARTSAHVRKRRKKSVASIGRPRAAKKKAILTMREMPDSEHDSSDSGLRRATAKTATRMHRKVVNSMSNSKQARRPLKRKNLSFSESEDDSVMKNKKASLIKLSDSSKHSEKSVKLGKFVTNRRDQKVKRRGGNTKCSAVLSHVSLNSSDEFINAFRQRVPRPKPPVLESSPEHFNSDVTAGVALRALNRRTRTVLRESSLNVSSDDQSLSCRKPLLASTPAVPLRPQRSLRDPSIIEMDSYSEANTDRSFRKKECRAPMLRSQFVSRCQGLNDLLERSPEITHDVGPPPRTTCSSETEQIVPDEPDSRDLFSSVVQNKMLNGENRTSSTHCESKHKVHRSGLNGKGFFIRSPGEEQKEEEGDDMVPEEVVAHSSHQSFIKNLKERCVSVQPNVVLSKARLSPFIRRRKTPASTRLEQRSSSTETDVPATTSSSSSMVTTPQKGAGSRSYAALKTRLMDSSEPSGSIAAHPDRPLLTGMAKQTVPGSRAGTARKAGVSGLSATRWTKKEHGKRARNCKENVPPRSRPTDSSQNFGTKAPREFMSSWLAMPCTPARMENLNLSSLLQNFTPSSPFTTQMWSRLKAALSIHKKKKAFISPVQLALSHLQSPRISLLNSSRDLFCSPLCTPLSLRGRNTMTTPMRMFDDDISDAEKVYQECQQEGPLTFEECITPECMKLCCKIGEGTFGEVFSTTNQGNQTVALKIIPVEGKEKVNGEHQKTFGEILHEIIISKELSSLNDKEINKTKGFIGLNNLHCVQGSYPKQLLSAWDKFDKQRGSENDRPDFFGEKQMFLILEFEFGGSDLENMSGKLSSLAQAKAILLQVSATLAVAEQALQFEHRDLHWGNVLVKTTKEKTCTYVLNGTEHSIESKGVHVNIIDYSLSRLEIDGLTVSCDISADEELFMGQGDYQFDIYRKMREANNNSWKEYNPHTNVLWLHYLTDKLLGMKYKSSTKSAQMRALKNSLTCFYEELLSYRSATDVLQHSSLFH